The DNA sequence GCCACCAGATGTACACCACCAGGAACGCGGTCGCGGTGAGCCCGGCGAGCAGGAACAGCCCGGCGACGAACCGGCTGATCCGCCGTTCCGCCCTGGTGCCGGGCACCGGAAATGGCGGCTCGTAGTGGACGATCTCGATGTCGTCGCGCCGGGCGCCCTCGCGCAGCACGTCGAACGACGTCAGCCGAGGGTCGTCCAGGCTCACCGGCGCCGGCTGGCGGTGCTGCTGAGTGGTGTCGATGTCGGTGCTCATGACTTCCCCGCAATCCACAGGCTGGCGAAGACCAGCGCGGTGATGCCGACCAGGAAGATGGCGATGCCCTCGGTCACCGGACCGTACCGGCCGAGGTTGGCCAGCCCGCCGGGGTCACCGTCGGTCTTCAGCCCTTCCTGCACGAAGGCGATGATGTCGCGCTTCTGCTCGGGGGTGAGCTGGTTGTCCCCGAAGACCGGCATGTTCTGCGGGCCGGTCAGCATGGCGGCGTACAGCTGCCGGTCGGTGGCCGGATCCAGGCTCGGTGCGTACTTGCCGGAGGACAACGCTCCGCCGCCGCCGCTGAAGGCGTGGCAGGACGAGCAGTTGATCCGGTAGAGGTGACCGCCGACGGCGATGTCACCGCCGGTACGCAGCATCTCGCCGTCCGGCAGCTGCGGGCCGCCGCCCAGCTCCTGGATGTACTGGCCGAGCTGGCGGATCTCCTCCTCGGTGAAGACCACCGGCTTGCGCTCGGCCTGGGCCTCCTGCCGGGCCATCGGCATCCGGCCCGTGCCGACCTGGAACTCCACCGACGCCGATCCGACACCGATCAGGCTGGGGCCGCGTCCCTCGACGCCCTGGGCGTTGCGCCCGTGGCAGGAGATGCAGCTCTGGTCGAACAGCGCCTTGCCGTCCTCGGCCGCCTGGGACAGCTGCGGGGTGTCCTGCGCCTGCAGGCCCGGGGCGAAGACGGTGTACGCACCGCCGGCCAGGAACAGCGCGGCGAGCAACCGGACCGCGGTGCCCAGCCGACGGCGGCCCCGGCCTCGCGGCGTGGCCCGCCCGCTGCGCAGCCGGGCGAGGAGACCACGTCCGCGGTCGGCTCGCCGGTCGGCGGGGGTGTCAGATGTCATTGACCTGAATCCTTGTCGGTTTTGCGACCTGCCTGGTCGGCACGACGCCGCACCATCACGGTGAGTGACCGCTTGATGATCATTGCAGCCAGTAGATCATGAAGTAGAGGCCGATCCAGACCACGTCGACGAAGTGCCAGTAGTACGACACGACGATGGCCGAGGTGGCCTGGGCCGGGGTGAACCGCCCCATCGTGGTGCGGACCATGTAGATCAGGAAGGCGACCAGGCCACCCGCCACGTGCAGCCCGTGGAAGCCGGTGGTGAGGTAGAACACCGAGCCGTAGCCGTCACCGTTGATCTTGATGCCGTGGTGGACCAGCTCCCGGTACTCGTTGACCTGGCCGAGCAGGAAGATCAGGCCCATCACGAAGGTGATCGTGAACCACCGCCGCAGCGCGTGCACGTCTCCCCGCTCTGCGGCGAACACCCCGATCTGGCAGGTGACCGAGGAGGCCACCAGGATCGCGGTGAAGACCGTCGCGTACGGGATGTTCAGCTCTGGGGTGTGCTCCTCCCACATGCTGTAGTCCGCCGCGCGGATGGAGAAGTACATCGCGAACAGCGCCGCGAAGAACATCAGTTCGCTGGAGAGCCACACGATCGTCCCGACGCTGACCATGTTCGGTCGGGTCAGCGAGTGGATCCGGCTCTTGTCAATCGCTGGGGCCGCAGTCACGCGGTCATTATTGCTGCCGGTCAGTGCCCACGGACGGCGGGGTGGCAAACCCGACCCGCCGGTGGGCCGGATAACGTCGACCGAGGCCGCTGGCCTAGCCTCGTCGTGTGGCAGATGTCGCTGCGATGGCCGTCCCGCCGTTCACGGTCTCGGCCCTGTTCACCGAGATCCAGCTGACCAACTGGCTGGCGCTGGCACTCGTCGTGGCCGCCGGCCTCTACCTGTACGGGGTGCACCGGCTGCGGCTACGCGGCGACCGCTGGCCGGTGTCACGCACCGTACTGTTCCTCGGCCCCGGACTGGGTGGCATCGCCGCCGTCACGGTGAGCGGAATCGGCGCCTACGACACCACGCTGCTGTCGGTGCACATGGTCCAGCACATGGTGCTGTCGATGATCGCGCCGATCTTCCTCGCGCTGGGTGCACCGGTCACCCTGGCGCTGCGCACCCTGCCCGGCAACCCGCGGCGCCGCCTGCTCGCCGTCCTGCACAGCAGGTACGCCCGAGTGGTCACCTTCCCGCTGGTCGCCTTCGGCCTGTTTGTCATAAACCCGTTTGTGCTGTATTTCACTGATTTGTACCGGTTGACCCTGGAGAGCAGCCTCGCCCACGAGTTCGTCCACGCCCACTTCATCATGACCGGCTGCCTGTTCTTCTGGCCGCTGGTCGGGCTCGACCCGCTGCCCGGCCGCTGGCCGTACCCGGCCCGGGCGCTGCTGATGGTGCTCTCCGTGCCGTTCCACACCGTGCTCGGGCTCACCGTCATGCAGAGCAGCACCCTGTTCGGCGGCGACTGGTACCCGTCGCTCGGGCTGACCTGGGCCGACCCGTGGGCCGACCAGGAGGTGGCCGGCGGCGTCCTGTGGGCCGGCGGGGAGTTCGTCAGCGTCACCATGCTCGCCGTGCTGGTGGTGCAGTGGATGCGCCAGTCCGAGCGGGAAGCCCGACGCATCGACCGGGAACTCGACCGTCAGGAGGCGCGACAGGCCCGCGCGGCGGTCGCCGCCGACTGACCCGCTCGCCGGACGCGACCCGGACGGACGGTACGATCAGCGCGCAGCTACGAGGTGGGAGTCGAGCGAGAAGATGACCGAGCGCGTGCACACCGTCCTGCTCTACAGCGACGACCCGCAGGTACGGGACCGGATGCGGCTGGCCGTCGGCACCCGCCCCGCCACCGACCTGACCGTCGAGTTCGTCGAGGCGTCCGACTACGCCGGGTGCGTCCGGCTGGTTGACGAGTACGAGATCGACCTGATGCTGCTCGACGGTGAGGCCACCCCCGGCGGCGGGCTCGGTATCGCCCGGCAGATCAAGGACGACCGCGCCGACGCGCCGCCGACCTGCGTGGTGATCGCCCGCGCCGCCGATCGCTGGCTGGCCTCGTTCGCCGAGGTCGACGCCACCCTGATGCACCCGCTCGACCCGGTGACCACCGGCCAGACCGTCGCCGGCATGCTGCGCGGCCGGTCCGGCAAGCTGCCCGCCGCCTGACCCGCGCACCACGGCACCGGCACCGGCTACACCGCACCGCATCACGGCACCACCCACGCCCCCACCGCACCGCCCCATCGCATCTGGGAGAGGCCCCATGGGTGAACGGTCCTGGCCGAATCTGCTCAACGCGCTGCTCGCCGGCGAGCAGCTCTCCACCGCCGACACCACCTGGGCGATGGGCGAGATCATGACGGGCTCCGCCACACCCGCGCAGATCGCCGGCTTCGCCGTCGCCCTGCGGGCCAAGGGTGAGACGTCGGCCGAACTGGTCGGGCTGGTGGAGTCGATGCTCGCCAACGCGGTGCCGGTCGGTCTGCCGGACGGACTGCGCGCGGAGACGGTGGACGTCGTCGGCACCGGCGGGGACCGGGCCCACACGGTGAACATCTCCACCATGGCCGCGATCGTCACGGCGGCCGCCGGTGCCCGGGTGGTCAAGCACGGCAACCGGGCGGCCTCGTCCTCGTGCGGCGCGGCCGACCTGCTGGAGCACTTCGGTATCCCGCTCGACCTGGGGCCCGAAGGGGTGGCCCGGTGCGTGGCCGAGGTCGGCATCGGTTTCTGCTTCGCCGCCCGGTACCACCCGGGGATGCGGCACACCGGGACGACCCGGCGGGAGATCGGCGTACCGACCGTGTTCAACTTCCTCGGCCCGCTGACCAACCCGGCCCGGCCCCGGGCCGGGGCGATCGGCTGTTTCGACACCCGGATGGCGCCGGTGATGGCGCAGGTGTTCGCCAGCCGGGGCGACACCGCGCTGGTGATGCGGGGTGAGGACGGGCTGGACGAGCTCAGCACCGCCGCCCCGACCAGGGTCTGGTTCGCCGCCGACGGCGGGGTCCGGGAAATGGTCGTGGACGCCGCCGAGGACCTGGGGGTCGCCCGCAGCGCCCCCGGCGATCTCCGTGGCGGGGACGCCGCCTTCAACGCCGATGTCACCCGGCGGCTACTCGCCGGCCAGACCGGTCCGGTCCGGGACGCGGTGCTGGCCAACGCCGCAGCGGCGCTGACCGCTCAGGCGGTACAGACCGGCGCCGCGCCGGTTGACGAGCCGCTGGAGACGATGCGGGCACAGTTGGGCCGGGCCGCCGAGGCGGTGGACAGCGGCGCGGCCGCCGCGCTGCTGGACCGGTGGGTCCAGGTGGCCCAGTCGGCTGCGGGTACCACCACCGGCTGAGTCGCGACGCCCAGCGGCTGAGCCGGATGTGGTCGCCGGGACCGGTGAGCAAACAGTGACATTCTCCCAGCAATTTACCTTAATATTCCCAGCTTTGCCCCTTTTATCCGCAGATTCGATGACGTAGCGTAATCACTGACCGCAAGGGTGCGGCGCCCCCCGCCCCCTCCCCCCTTGAGGTCAGCGATGCTGCGGATCTTCCTCACCGCACTGGTCGTCCTCGGCGGTCTCTTCCTCGTCTCCCTGCTGGTCGCCTTCGGCTACGGCCTGCTGCGCCCGGAGCGGGTCCACCGCGCCGCCCGGGCACGCCGCGCCAACCACCCCCGGTACGGCCCGGTACGCCACGATCAGGTGGCTATCCTCGTCGCCTGCCGCAACGGCGCCGGCACCATCGCCGCCGCAGTGGCGGCGGCCCGCCGTACCGGGGCACCGGTCTTCGTCGTCTCCGACGCCTCGACCGACGACACTGCCCGCCGCGCGGCCCAGGCCGGCGCCGAGGTGCTGGACCTGGCCACCAACGTCGGCAAACCGGCCGCGCTGCACGCCGGATACCGGCACTTCCAGCTCGGCGCACGGTTCCGGGCGGTGGCGATCCTCGACGACGATGTGATCATCGCCGAGAACTTCGTCACCGAGGCGCTGGCCACCATGACCGACCAGGTGGCGATCGCGGTCGGGCACAACGTCACCTGGTGGCCGCGCGAGCACCGGTGGAATCCATGGCTGGCCAAGCGGGCCTACAGCTACTGGAACTACCAGCTGTTTCTGCGCCGGATCCAGAGCCACTTCAACGTGATGAACTGCATCTCCGGCTCCAACTCGCTGTACCGGGTGGAACTGCTCGACCGGGTGTTGCCGCAGCAGCCGCCGTACATCGTCGACGACACCTACTGGGTGCTGGAGACCCACCGCCGCGACCTGGGCCGGGTCGTCTACGCACCCCGGGCCACCGCGCTGTTGCAGGACCCGACCTCACTACGCGACTGGTACAAGCAGAATCTGCGCTGGCTCTGGGGCACTTTCCAGGGCATCCTCGGTCACCGGGTGGGGCGGCAGGTCAGCACCTTCGACTACGCGTACCTGCTGCTGATCCTGCACTGGGTGCTGTACGTGGCGGGCGCCCCGCTCACCGTGTGGGTGCTGGCCACCGCCGGACCGGGGTTGCTGCCCGGACTGCTGCTACTCGCTGCCGGTCAGGGTGTCTGGGTGGCACTGGCCGCCTGGCGGCTACGGCACCCGCAACTGCTGCTCATGCTGCCGCTGATCATGGTCGCCGACGTGATCTACCGGGTGATCTTCGTCCACGCGGCGGTCAAGGCCGTACGCCGACCCACCGTTGACCGCTGCGTCTGGTCCTCGCCGGAGCGAATCGGCACCCCGGCAGCCGCCGCCACAGCCGCCACCCCGGCAGCCGTCACACCGTGAAAGCCGTCGACAGAAGACCCTGAACCCGTCCAGCAGGACCCTGAACCAGTCAGCACGCCCTGAACCACCTCGAACGCCTCAGGAGGCAAAATGTCCGCGAGTCAGGACCTTCCAGTCACCGGAGCACCGGCCGCAGCCGTCGGGCTGGTCGGCGCGATCTCCCTCGCCATCGGTACGGCGCTGGTCGCCGTCGCCGGCTGGGGCGCGAAGCTGCGCCGCCGCAACAACCGGTGACTACCGGCTCAGCCGGAGCGGGCGACGGTCAGCTCAGTGCTCGGCGGTACGCCGGGTGCCGGTGTAGTACTCGAACAGCAACCCGGCCGCAGTGGCGATCACCGAGAGCAGCCCGAAGATGAGCAGCCACCACTGCCAGAAGACCAGGCCGAGACCGGCGATGGTAGCGGCCAGTGCCACCCCGAACGGCCAGTAGCTGCCCGGGCTGAAGAAGCCGACCTCGCCCGCTCCGTCGGAGATCTCAGCGTCCGGCCGGTCCTCGGGGCGCAGATCGATCCGGCGCGACACGAACCAGAAAAAGCCGCCACACATCGTGCAGAGCAGGAAGGACAGGATCAGCGCCGTGGTGCCGATCCACTCGACGTGCCCGAGCTGCCCGTAGGTCCACGCCGGGTAGACACCGGACACGACGAGCAGGAACGCCGCGACGATGCCGAACAGTCGCCACTCGGTCTTCATGACCGGCCCTCAGCTTCCCGCGCCCTGGGCGCTCGCGTTCCCGAAGTTCTGCGCGTCACGCTTGGTATCGAACGGGAAGGTCGTCACCGCGTACGGATCCTCCCCGATCGCGGCCAGCGCGTCCGGCGTCGAACTACCGGCCTGCTTCGCCGCGATGAACTGGTCGTACTGCTCCGGGTCGACCACCCGCATTTCGAAGTTCATCATCGAGTGGTACGTGCCACACAGCTCGGCGCACCGGCCGACGTAGGCGCCGTTCTGTTCGATGGTCACCTCGAACTGGTTGCGGATGCTGCCCGGGAAGACGTCCCGCTTGAACAGCAGCTCCGGTACCCAGAACGAGTGGATCACGTCGGTGCTGGTCTCCTCGAACCGGATGGTCCGCTCCGACGGCACCACCAGCACCGGGATGATGTCGGACGAACCGACCGTCGACGCCACCGTGTTGGCGTCCTCGCCTACCCCGTCACGGTAGTTGAACTGCCAGTTCCACTTGAACGCGACGACCTCGACGGTGACGTCCGGGTCCTCGCTGAGCCGGTCGACGTCGGTCTGCACCACAGCCGTGTAGTAGAACAGCACCGACACGACCAGGATCGGCGCGATGGTGTAGAGGAACTCCATCGGCATGTTGAACCGGGTCTGCACCGGCAACTGGTCACCGCGCTTGCGGTACCGGATGATGCACCAGAAGATCAGGCCCCAGACGAAGACGCCGACCGCGAGCGCCGCGATCACCGAGGCGATCCACAGGTCGTACATCCGGTGGGCCTGCGGGGTGATGCCCTGCGGCCAGCCGAAGCCGCCGAACGCAGCCCCGACGTCGCAGCCAGTAAGCAGGGTGAGCAGTGCCGCGCCGCCGAGACCGAGCTCGACGGCCCGCAACCGGAGCTGCCGCCGGCCGGGCCCGCGCCGTGCGCGCGTCGGCTGCCGGCCGTCGGCCGACGGCTGCCCTGCTGAATCGCTTGCGACCACCTGGTCCTGCCTCCCTCGCGGTGCCACCGATGCCACCTGTGGCAACCGGAACGACCTGGCCACGCGTGACGACATCGGCGATCAAAGGCGTCACCGACGGTCGCAGATTACTCGACCCGACAGGTCACCATCGGCGTGGGGTCTGGTTTGTCACCCGCCACGACCACCGGCGGGCCAGCCCACGGCCGGTACCGTCGACGGCTGTGGACTATCTCGACGCCGCGACCGCCGCACCGCTGCACCCGGTCGCCCGGGAGGCGCTGTCGGCGGCGCTGACCGACGGCTGGGCCGACCCGGCCAAGCTGTACACCCGGGCCCGCCGGGCCGGTCAGCTCCTCGACGCGGCCCGGGAGGTCACCGCCGACGTGCTGCGGGTTCGCACCGACGAGATCTCCTTCACACCCAGCGGTACGGTCGCCGCGCACGCCGCCGTCCTCGGCGGTCTCGCCGGGCGACGGCGGGTCGGGCACACCCTGGTGCACTCGGCGGTCGAACATTCGGCGGTGCTGCACGCCGGGCAGCGGCACACCGCCGACGGCGGCGAGGCGGTGTCGGTGCCGGTGGACCGGCTCGGCCGGATCGACCTGGCCGTCTGGTCGGCGGCGGTGTGCCGGCCGGGTGTGGCGTTCGCCGCACTGATCAGCGCCAGCCACGAGGTGGGTACGGTCCAACCGGTCGCCGAGGCGGCCCGGGTGTGCGCCGCGCACGGGGTGCCGCTGTACGTCGACGCCGCCCAGTCGGTGGGTCGGGTGCCGGTGCCCGACGGCTGGTCGGTGCTGACGGCCAGCGCCCACAAGTGGGGCGGGCTGCCGGGCGTCGGGGTGCTGGTGGTCCGCAAGGGCACCCGGTGGGAGTCGCCCTACCCGGCCGATGAGCGGGAGTTCGGCCGTACGCCCGGAGCGGTGAACCTGCCGGCGGTGGTCGCGTCGGCGGCGGCGCTGCGCGCGGCGGCCGCCGAGGCGCACGCGCAGGCCGCCCGGTTGTCGGCGCTGGTGGACCGGATCCGCGCGACGGTGGCCGCGACGGTGCCGGACGTGGAGGTGGTCGGCGACCCGACCGACCGGCTGCCGCACCTGGTCACCTTCTCCTGCCTTTACGTCGACGGTGAGGCGCTGCTGCACGCACTGGACCGGCGCGGCTTCGCAGTCTCCTCCGGCTCGTCGTGTACGTCGTCGACGCTGCGCCCGTCACACGTGCTGGAGGCGATGGGGGTGCTGTCGCACGGCAACGTCCGGGTCTCGCTGCACCGGGACACCACCGAGGCCGAGGTGGACCGGTTCCTGGCCGAGTTGCCGCAGGTGGTGGCCGACCTGCGGGCCGAGGCCGGAGTGGTCGGCCTGTGACCGGCGACGGCGCGGCACCGCAGCCCTCCGGCTGCGAGACGGCGCAGCCACCTGGTAGCGAGGTGGCGGAGACTCTCGACTGTCTGGGGCAGCGCTGCCCGCTGCCGGTGATCGCGCTGGCCCGGCGGCTGCCACAGCTGCCGGTCGGGTCGGTGGTCCGGGTGCTGGCCGACGATCCGGCGGCCGCCCTGGACATCCCGGCCTGGTGCCGGATCCGCAATCAGGAGTTCGTCGCCGCGTCGACCGTCGCCGGCTCCCCCGCCTTCGACGTCCGCCGCACCAGCTGAGCTGTCCGCCGCACCCACTGCGCGGACGGTGGCGCCACCGATGTGAGGCTGAGATACCTTACGACGCGGGCGGATTCAACCGGTCGTCGCAACAGTGGGTGTTTATGCTGCTGACGGGGCTGATAGTAGCTCGGCGAGGGCCTCGGCGGGGGTGCGGATGCCGAGTGTCTTGCGGGGGCGTCCGTTCAACTCGGCGGCGACAGCGGCGAGATGCTCGGCACTGTGGACAGAAAGGTCGGTGCCCTTCGGGAAGTACTGCCGCAGCAACCCGTTGGTGTTCTCGTTGCTGCCCCGCTGCCACGGCGAGTGCGGATCGCAGAAGTAGATGTCGATCCCGGCAGCGATCGACACCTCGACGTGGCGGGCCAACTCCCGGCCCTGGTCCCACGTCACCGACCGCCGCAACTGCTCGGGCATTGTCCGGATCGCCGCGATCAACGCATCCCGCACCTGCACCGCGTCGCGCCCGTCGGGCAGGTGCAGCAGCATGCAGAACCGGGTCGACCGCTCCACCAACGTCCCGATCGCCGACGCCCCGTTACGGCCGATGATCAGGTCGCCCTCCCAATGTCCGGGCACCGCCCGGTCAGCGACCTCCGCCGGCCGGTCCCGAATGTTGACCATGTCCGACAACCGGCCCCGCCGCTCACGCTCACGCCGACGCGGCCGCCGCAACGCCCGCCCCGTGCGCAGACACGCCGCCAGTTCCCGCCGCAACGCGCCCCGGCCCTGCACGTACAACGACTGGTAGATCGTCTCCGGTGAAACCCGCATGCTCTCATCGTCGGGGAACGCGGCCACCAGCCGCAGACTGATCTGCTCCGGTGACCACCGCAACGTCAACCAGTGCTGCACCACCATGTGTAGCCGCTCGTCGGCGGCCAGCTTCGCGACCTTCGGCCGTCTTGCCCGTTGCCTGGTCATCTTCTCGGCAGGTCCGGCCCGATAGGGGCCCCGCCAACCCTTGTTGCGGGTGACCTCCCGACAGATCGTCGACGGCGAGCGACCCAACCGGGTCGCGATCGACCGCTGCGACTCGCCCCGCGCCAAGGCCAGGGCGATCTCCTCCCGCTCATCGAACGACAGGTAGCGGCCCGACGCCGCCCGAGGTCCGTTGCTCTTCACCCCACCAGCCTCGGCGAACCACCGCAGCTCAGTGGGATGAGTGACCCCGGCGTGTCGTCCCGCCTCCTCGTTCGACATACCCGCCCGGACCGCGTCCCAGAACGCGACCCGCCGGAACCGGGGCAGTGATCTAGACATCGCAACTCCCTTGATCAACTCAGGTGTTGCGACGACCCCTTGAACCCGAGGCGCAGGTTAGGTATCTCAGCCTCACATCGGCGTGTCCAGAGGGTCGGCCGCCCGCGCACGCTACAGGTAACGAACGTCATGCTCGGGTCGAAGAGGTGCGTGCGAGGATGGCGGGCGTGAGCGCGCAGAACGGGTGGAGCAAGCTGCTGGAGTCCAACCCTGGGCACTCACAGTGGTACGTCGACCGGTTCCGGTCACTGGCCCGCGACGGTGCCGACCTCGACGGCGAGGCCCGGCTGGTCGACGCGATGCTGCCGCGTACGGCACGGGTGCTGGACGCCGGCTGCGGTCCCGGCCGGGTCGGCGCGGCTCTGGCCGCCGCTGGTCACGACGTCGTCGGCGTCGACCTGGACCCGGTGCTGATCGACGCCGCCCGGCAGGACCACCCGGGCCCGCGGTGGCTGGTCGGCGACCTGGCCGGGTTGGACCTGCCCGCACAGGGCATCACCGACGGCTTCGACGCGATCGTCAGCGCCGGCAACGTCATGACGTTCCTGGCTCCGGACACCCGCCGGGAGGTGCTGCGCCGGATGCGGCTGCACCTGCGCGACGGTGGCCGGATCGCGGTCGGGTTCGGCACCGACCGGGGCTATCCGGTCACCGACTTCCTGGCCGACACGCACGCCGCCGATCTGGTCGAGGATCTGCTGCTGGCGACCTGGGACCTGCGCCCGTACCGCGACGACTCCGATTTCCTGGTCGCGGTGCTGCGACCGGCCTGACCCCGCCGGTCAGGTCAGCTGGCGACCGTCGGGCGGGTCGACCCACACCAGCTGTACGGGGCGGACCATCCCGTACATCCGCAGTGCTGCCTTGACACCGCTGAACGGGTTGGGCAGGCCGCCGTTGGTCGGTACGACCACGGCTTCGTCGTCGAACGCCAGTCCCCAGCCGAGCACTCCACCGTCCTCGCCGGCCTCGGTCTCCGCACAGATCGCGAAGCGCGCCGGCACCTGCTCGGACGCCTGCTCTGTCATCATCTGCCGGACACTCACAGGCGTCTCCGACTGACGTCCTACCTCGTCGAGCCCCATAGCAGCCTCCTTCAGTTGCTGCGGCCCGAGGACGGCCCGCATCAGGCCAGCGCCATTGGGCAGTTCGCACTACTCGAGTTCGGTCACGGCATCCGGCCGGTGGCATACACGGAGCTTCTCGACGACGCCGTATTCGTACATGACCTCGATCGGGTCCGCACGTACCAGTGGGTCGCCGACAACCTTCGCGAGCTCGCGCTCCCGCCCGCCGAGACGCTCAACTGTCTTCAGACAGAGCTGAACCGGTGGTCGAAGGCGGGGTGAGCTGAGCAGAGATCAAGATCAGGTGAGCGCTGTGGACGTCTCAACCGCGAGGTGAGGTCCATGGCGCTCACCTGATCTTGGCCACCGACGCTGTCGTGAGTGCGCGGGCCAACGCTGTTGCGAGGCGAGCGGGCGGGTGGGCGAGCCGGTAGACGGCGCGGCCGGCGGTGCAAGCAGTTTGTCAGGCCGGCAGGTGGGCGCGGACGTCGTCGGCGACGGTGTCGCCGTACGAGTCGGCGAGCCGCTTGAGGAAGAGGTCCGGCTTGACGGCGTACTCCTGCGGTCCGGTGGTCTCCAGCACCAGCGCGGCGAGCAGGCAGCCGACCTGCGCGGCGCGTTCCAGGCCGAGGCCCCAGCCGAGGGCGGCGAAGAAGCCGGCGCGGAAGCCGTCACCGACACCGGTCGGGTCGTCGGCGACCACGTCGCGGGCCACCGGTACGTGGATCCGCTCGATGCCCCGGCCGGTGATCTCCACCCCGTCGGCGCCGAGCGTGGTGACCCGTACCGACACCAGGTCGAGCACCTGGTCGCCGGTGAGGCCGACCTTGCTCTCCAGCAGCGACCGCTCGTACTCGTTGGTCAGCAGGTACTCGGCGCCGTCGATCAGCTGCCGGACGTCCTCGCCGCTCATCCGGGCCAGCTGCTGCGACGGGTCGGCAGCGAACCGGTAGCCCCGGGCCCGGCACTCGGCGGAGTGCCGCAGCATCGCCTCGGGGTCGTTGGCGCTGACCAGCACCAGTTCAAGGCCACCCACCCGGGCGGCGACCGGCGCCAACTCGATGTTGCGGGCCTCGCTCATCGCACCGGCGTAGAAGGACGCGATCTGGCACAGGTCGTCGTCGGTGGTGCAGACGAAGCGCGCCGTGTGCGCCAACTCGCTGACATGCACCGAGTCGCAGTCGACGCCGTGGCGCTCCAGCCAGGAACGGTAGTCGGCGAAGTCGGCGCCGACCGCGCCGAGCAGCACCGGGCGCAGACCGAGCTGGGCCATCCCGAAGGCGATGTTCGCCGCCACCCCGCCCCGGCGGACGACCAGGTCGTCGACGAGGAACGACAGGGACACCTTGTCCAGCTGATCGGCGATCAGCTGGCCGGCGAACCGGCCGGGAAAGTGCATCAGATGGTCGGTGGCGATCGAGCCGGTGACGGCGATCTTCATGAGGGCCCTCGGGTGTCGGGGGTACGGAAATCGTGCGCGGGCCAGCTTACCGGGACGGGAGCCACCGGAACCCGTACCTGTCTCAACTATGCACGTTCAGCGCACAACCGACCGACTGCCGCCCAGGGCCGGACTGACGTCTGCCCCGGACGGCACCGAAAGGACCGATCGGATCAGTGGAAGGAGTCGCCGCAGGCGCAGGAGTTCTGCGCGTTCGGGTTGTCGATGGTGAAACCCTGCGCGTCGATCCGGTCCGCGAAGTCGATCTTCGCGCCGGTCAGGTACGGGGCGCTCATCCGGTCCACCACGACCTCGACGCCACCGAAGTCGTCGACGATGTCCCCGTCGAGCGACCGCTCGTCGAAGAACAGCTGGTACCGCAGGCCGGAGCAGCCGCCGGGCTGTACGGCGACCCGCAGCCGCAGGTCGTCGCGGCCTTCCTGGTCGAGCAGTGCCTTGACCTTCTCGGCCGCCACGTCGGTGAGGACGACGGTGGTCGAGGCGGCGGTCTCGGCCGTTTCGGACTGCGCTGATGTGCTCACGTGAAGGTCTCCCCTGCGACGGTGCGAATTCGTCCGTATCAGGTAACGCTAACCGGCCGGGCCACGATTCCCAATCCGGGTGGCCACAATCCGTACGTGATCCGCCGCGCATCCCACCATCCGGAAGATCACCAGGAACTCACCGTCCCACAGCCGCCGGCACGCCGTCAGCGGCTCCACTGGCCGGCCAGCCGGGCGGCGATCCCGCGCAGCCCGTCCGCCGGCCGGGCCAGTGCCTGCGCCAGCCCACCGCCGGTCTCGCCGCCGAAGTGGTCCACGAGGGCGTACGCCTCGGTGACGCCGGCCGCGGCCGACTCCCGCCGGCCGGTGGACACCTGGCCGGCGAGCACTACG is a window from the Solwaraspora sp. WMMD792 genome containing:
- the coxB gene encoding cytochrome c oxidase subunit II, with amino-acid sequence MRAVELGLGGAALLTLLTGCDVGAAFGGFGWPQGITPQAHRMYDLWIASVIAALAVGVFVWGLIFWCIIRYRKRGDQLPVQTRFNMPMEFLYTIAPILVVSVLFYYTAVVQTDVDRLSEDPDVTVEVVAFKWNWQFNYRDGVGEDANTVASTVGSSDIIPVLVVPSERTIRFEETSTDVIHSFWVPELLFKRDVFPGSIRNQFEVTIEQNGAYVGRCAELCGTYHSMMNFEMRVVDPEQYDQFIAAKQAGSSTPDALAAIGEDPYAVTTFPFDTKRDAQNFGNASAQGAGS
- a CDS encoding aminotransferase class V-fold PLP-dependent enzyme, which encodes MPPVATGTTWPRVTTSAIKGVTDGRRLLDPTGHHRRGVWFVTRHDHRRASPRPVPSTAVDYLDAATAAPLHPVAREALSAALTDGWADPAKLYTRARRAGQLLDAAREVTADVLRVRTDEISFTPSGTVAAHAAVLGGLAGRRRVGHTLVHSAVEHSAVLHAGQRHTADGGEAVSVPVDRLGRIDLAVWSAAVCRPGVAFAALISASHEVGTVQPVAEAARVCAAHGVPLYVDAAQSVGRVPVPDGWSVLTASAHKWGGLPGVGVLVVRKGTRWESPYPADEREFGRTPGAVNLPAVVASAAALRAAAAEAHAQAARLSALVDRIRATVAATVPDVEVVGDPTDRLPHLVTFSCLYVDGEALLHALDRRGFAVSSGSSCTSSTLRPSHVLEAMGVLSHGNVRVSLHRDTTEAEVDRFLAELPQVVADLRAEAGVVGL
- a CDS encoding sulfurtransferase TusA family protein, coding for MAETLDCLGQRCPLPVIALARRLPQLPVGSVVRVLADDPAAALDIPAWCRIRNQEFVAASTVAGSPAFDVRRTS
- a CDS encoding IS30 family transposase produces the protein MSRSLPRFRRVAFWDAVRAGMSNEEAGRHAGVTHPTELRWFAEAGGVKSNGPRAASGRYLSFDEREEIALALARGESQRSIATRLGRSPSTICREVTRNKGWRGPYRAGPAEKMTRQRARRPKVAKLAADERLHMVVQHWLTLRWSPEQISLRLVAAFPDDESMRVSPETIYQSLYVQGRGALRRELAACLRTGRALRRPRRRERERRGRLSDMVNIRDRPAEVADRAVPGHWEGDLIIGRNGASAIGTLVERSTRFCMLLHLPDGRDAVQVRDALIAAIRTMPEQLRRSVTWDQGRELARHVEVSIAAGIDIYFCDPHSPWQRGSNENTNGLLRQYFPKGTDLSVHSAEHLAAVAAELNGRPRKTLGIRTPAEALAELLSAPSAA
- a CDS encoding class I SAM-dependent methyltransferase, giving the protein MSAQNGWSKLLESNPGHSQWYVDRFRSLARDGADLDGEARLVDAMLPRTARVLDAGCGPGRVGAALAAAGHDVVGVDLDPVLIDAARQDHPGPRWLVGDLAGLDLPAQGITDGFDAIVSAGNVMTFLAPDTRREVLRRMRLHLRDGGRIAVGFGTDRGYPVTDFLADTHAADLVEDLLLATWDLRPYRDDSDFLVAVLRPA
- a CDS encoding Scr1 family TA system antitoxin-like transcriptional regulator, coding for MLRPEDGPHQASAIGQFALLEFGHGIRPVAYTELLDDAVFVHDLDRVRTYQWVADNLRELALPPAETLNCLQTELNRWSKAG
- a CDS encoding carbohydrate kinase family protein, with translation MKIAVTGSIATDHLMHFPGRFAGQLIADQLDKVSLSFLVDDLVVRRGGVAANIAFGMAQLGLRPVLLGAVGADFADYRSWLERHGVDCDSVHVSELAHTARFVCTTDDDLCQIASFYAGAMSEARNIELAPVAARVGGLELVLVSANDPEAMLRHSAECRARGYRFAADPSQQLARMSGEDVRQLIDGAEYLLTNEYERSLLESKVGLTGDQVLDLVSVRVTTLGADGVEITGRGIERIHVPVARDVVADDPTGVGDGFRAGFFAALGWGLGLERAAQVGCLLAALVLETTGPQEYAVKPDLFLKRLADSYGDTVADDVRAHLPA